One window of Toxotes jaculatrix isolate fToxJac2 chromosome 19, fToxJac2.pri, whole genome shotgun sequence genomic DNA carries:
- the LOC121200022 gene encoding histone deacetylase 2: MAYTTAGGTKKKVCYYYDGDIGNYYYGQGHPMKPHRIRMTHNLLLNYGLYRKMEIYRPHKATGEEMTKYHSDDYIKFLRSIRPDNMSEFSKQMQRFNVGEDCPVFDGLFEFCQLSAGGSAAGSVKLNRQQTDIAVNWAGGLHHAKKSEASGFCYVNDIVLAILELLKYHQRVLYIDIDIHHGDGVEEAFYTTDRVMTVSFHKYGEYFPGTGDLRDIGAGKGKYYAVNFPLRDGIDDESYEQIFKPVMAKVMEMYQPSAVVLQCGADSLSGDRLGCFNLTIRGHAKCVEYMKSFNLPLLMLGGGGYTIRNVARCWTYETAVALDTDIPDELPYNDYFEYFGPDFKLHISPSNMTNQNTQEYMDKIKQRLFENLRMLPHAPGVQMQAIPEDAVPDDTVDEDTEDPDKRLSIRATDKRIACDEEFSDSEDEGEGGRRNVANHKKGAKRPRVDEDKKEGEEKKTEIKEEEKTKDSSAEKTDSKSVKTEQTSSA; encoded by the exons ATGGCTTACACGACCGCGGGTGGGACAAAGAAGAAGGTCTGCTACTACTATGACG GTGATATTGGAAATTATTACTACGGACAGGGGCATCCCATGAAACCACATCGTATCCGGATGACTCACAACCTGCTCCTGAACTATGGACTGTACAGGAAAATGGAAATCTAT agaCCACACAAAGCCACAGGTGAGGAGATGACAAAGTATCACAGTGACGACTACATCAAGTTCCTCCGATCCATACGGCCAGACAACATGTCTGAGTTCAGCAAGCAGATGCAGCGCT TCAATGTTGGAGAGGACTGTCCTGTGTTCGACGGGTTGTTTGAGTTCTgccagctctctgcaggtggCTCTGCTG CTGGCTCAGTGAAGCTGAACCGACAGCAGACTGACATTGCAGTGAACTGGGCAGGAGGACTTCACCACGCCAAGAAGTCTGAAGCCTCTGGGTTCTGCTATGTTAATGACATCGTTCTGGCCATCCTGGAACTGCTCAA GTACCACCAGAGGGTGCTGTATATCGATATAGACATCCACCACGGGGACGGAGTGGAGGAGGCCTTCTACACCACAGACAGGGTCATGACTGTGTCCTTCCATAAATACGGGGAGTACTTCCCTGGAACCGGAGACCTCAGG GACATCGGAGCCGGAAAAGGCAAATATTACGCTGTCAACTTCCCTCTGCGGGATGGTATCGACGATGAGTCATACGAGCAAATCTTCAAGCCT GTGATGGCCAAGGTGATGGAGATGTACCAGCCCAGTGCTGTGGTTCTTCAGTGTGGTGCAGACTCTCTCTCAGGAGACCGACTCGGCTGCTTTAACCTCACCATCCGCG GGCACGCCAAGTGTGTGGAGTACATGAAGTCCTTCAACCTCCCACTGCTGATGCTGGGCGGAGGAGGGTACACCATCCGTAACGTGGCCCGCTGCTGGACCTACGAGACAGCGGTGGCTCTGGACACAGACATCCCTGATG AGCTGCCCTACAATGACTACTTTGAGTACTTTGGGCCTGACTTCAAGCTGCACATCAGCCCCTCCAACATGACCAACCAGAACACACAGGAGTACATGGACAAGATCAA GCAGCGACTGTTTGAGAACCTGCGGATGCTTCCTCACGCCCCTGGCGTTCAGATGCAGGCCATCCCAGAGGACGCCGTCCCCGACGACACGGTGGACGAGGACACCGAGGATCCCGACAAACGCTTGTCCA TTCGTGCCACAGATAAGAGGATAGCCTGCGATGAGGAGTTCTCCGACTCCGAGGACGAGGGGGAGGGCGGCAGGAGGAATGTGGCCAACCACAAGAAGGGAGCCAAAAGGCCCAGAGTCGACGAAGAcaaaaaggaaggagaggagaagaaaacgG agataaaagaggaagagaaaacaaaggacagCAGTGCTGAGAAGACTGACTCAAAAAG tgTGAAGACCGAGCAGACCAGCAGTGCCTGA
- the marcksa gene encoding myristoylated alanine-rich protein kinase C substrate a: MGAQLSKTPGKAESAAEKPGEAVASPTKSNGQENGHVKANGDASPAAAENGKEEVQANGSATAEETPKEEAEKAEAAPAEAEAAEGEKVEAASPAPAEGEAAKAEDGATPSTSNETPKKKKKQRFSFKKSFKLSGFSFKKTKKEMGEGAENEEAAAAAPSTEEAKAEGAEEAPAAATEEAKPAEGEAAPAAEQAKEEVEAKPEEAATAEPAAAAAEKPAEETKEAAPAEEPKAEEKPAEPVAEEAPKTEEAAPAEQEAASAEAPAAATESAE, translated from the exons ATGGGAGCGCAATTGTCCAAGACACCTGGAAAGGCTGAATCCGCGGCTGAAAAGCCAGGAGAGGCTGTTGCTTCACCCACCAAGTCCAACGGACAG GAAAACGGCCACGTTAAAGCGAACGGGGATGCCTCTCCTGCAGCGGCCGAGAATGGCAAAGAAGAAGTGCAGGCCAACGGCAGCGCCACGGCCGAGGAGACCCCCAAGGAGGAGGCTGAGAAGGCCGAGGCTGCCCCCGCTGAGGCAGAGGCTGCAGAGGGGGAGAAGGTAGAGGCAGCatctcctgctcctgctgaggGAGAGGCAGCGAAGGCCGAGGACGGCGCCACACCTTCCACCAGCAACGAAACccccaagaagaagaagaagcagaggttCTCCTTCAAGAAGTCATTCAAGCTTAGTGGGTTTTCTTTCAAGAAGACCAAAAAGGAGATGGGAGAGGGGGCCGAGAACGAGGAGGCGGCCGCTGCAGCACCGTCCACAGAGGAGGCCAAGGCTGAGGGCGCAGAGGAGGCACCCGCTGCCGCTACCGAGGAGGCCAAGCCTGCTGAGGGGGAGGCTGCACCTGCTGCAGagcaggccaaggaggaggtaGAGGCCAAGCCAGAGGAAGCAGCGAcagcagaaccagcagcagcagcagcagagaagccTGCCGAGGAGACCAAGGAGGCTGCTCCCGCAGAGGAGCCAAAGGCTGAGGAGAAGCCGGCTGAGCCTGTGGCCGAGGAGGCGCCCAAAACAGAAGAGGCTGCCCCGGCCGAACAGGAAGCAGCCTCAGCGGAGGCTCCCGCTGCAGCCACTGAGTCTGCCGAATAA